In Lactococcus garvieae subsp. garvieae, the following proteins share a genomic window:
- a CDS encoding TIGR02328 family protein encodes MRLWHEDLITRLPRMQLLGQHRECCALRGKGWGKPHATVNYVFHYSPYKLFQYHQRIIEEMKRRGYKPAKEWESPLYRGNHCSSYDSLETLPLTVPIYPEHNEDYLRECLNNLKTKNVLIEL; translated from the coding sequence ATGAGGTTATGGCACGAAGATTTAATCACGCGCCTTCCACGGATGCAATTGCTCGGGCAGCACAGAGAATGCTGTGCTTTAAGAGGGAAGGGATGGGGTAAGCCACACGCGACTGTAAACTATGTTTTTCATTATTCCCCCTATAAATTATTCCAATATCATCAACGAATAATAGAGGAAATGAAGCGAAGAGGATACAAGCCGGCTAAGGAATGGGAAAGTCCCTTGTACCGTGGTAACCATTGTTCAAGTTATGACTCACTAGAGACTTTGCCTTTGACTGTCCCGATTTATCCAGAGCACAATGAAGATTATTTGAGAGAATGCCTGAATAACTTAAAGACTAAAAATGTGCTGATTGAACTCTAA
- the nagA gene encoding N-acetylglucosamine-6-phosphate deacetylase, whose amino-acid sequence MTYYIKADKFFYPYEVKTGGFLQITDGKFGKWMAEAPASAEILDYSGQSIAPGLVDTHIHGFGGADTNDRKIEGIVQTMSEGLLAAGVTSFFPTAVTASHEELLEVADEIGSNVDKAAGAKIRGLFFEGPYFTEEFKGAQNPKYMRDPSYSELAEYGEAAKGLPIKIGIAPEREGSTAFVKEAVEHGFTIALGHSNATYADAVAAVQAGATMWVHAFNGMRGLNHREPGMVGAVFNLPNTYAELICDGFHVRPEACQILMREKGTDHVVLITDSMRAAGLSDGEYYLGEFPVIVKEGAARLKEGGNLAGSILLLKDAVKNVVDWQIATPAEAVKMASLNAAKSTKIDDVCGQIKEGLDADFIVLDEHLELVATYLDGEKRYQA is encoded by the coding sequence ATGACTTACTATATTAAAGCAGACAAATTTTTCTATCCTTATGAAGTGAAAACAGGTGGTTTCCTGCAAATCACAGACGGCAAATTTGGAAAGTGGATGGCAGAAGCTCCAGCTAGCGCTGAGATTCTGGATTATTCAGGCCAATCCATTGCTCCGGGTCTGGTAGACACACACATTCATGGTTTTGGTGGAGCAGATACCAATGACCGTAAAATCGAAGGTATCGTCCAAACAATGAGTGAAGGACTTTTGGCAGCAGGTGTTACAAGTTTCTTCCCAACAGCTGTGACTGCAAGTCATGAAGAATTGTTGGAAGTCGCTGACGAAATTGGTTCAAATGTGGATAAAGCAGCTGGCGCTAAAATTCGTGGACTTTTCTTTGAAGGTCCTTACTTTACGGAAGAATTTAAAGGTGCTCAAAACCCTAAATACATGCGCGATCCTTCATATAGTGAACTTGCTGAATATGGTGAAGCAGCTAAAGGTTTACCTATCAAAATTGGGATTGCACCAGAACGTGAAGGGTCAACTGCCTTTGTGAAAGAAGCGGTAGAACATGGCTTTACTATCGCCCTTGGTCACTCTAATGCGACTTATGCAGACGCAGTAGCAGCTGTTCAAGCTGGTGCTACAATGTGGGTTCATGCTTTTAATGGTATGCGTGGTCTTAATCACCGTGAGCCTGGTATGGTTGGCGCGGTTTTCAACTTACCAAATACTTATGCAGAATTGATTTGTGACGGCTTCCACGTACGTCCAGAAGCATGTCAGATTTTGATGCGCGAAAAAGGGACAGACCATGTGGTATTAATCACAGACTCAATGCGTGCTGCTGGATTAAGCGATGGCGAATATTATCTTGGCGAGTTCCCAGTAATCGTTAAAGAAGGTGCCGCACGTTTGAAAGAAGGGGGCAACCTCGCGGGCTCAATTCTTTTGCTTAAAGATGCAGTGAAAAATGTAGTAGATTGGCAAATTGCAACACCAGCTGAAGCTGTTAAGATGGCTTCCTTGAATGCTGCGAAATCTACAAAGATTGATGATGTTTGTGGTCAAATTAAAGAAGGTTTAGATGCAGACTTTATCGTTCTTGATGAACACCTTGAGCTTGTTGCAACTTATCTTGATGGTGAAAAACGTTACCAAGCTTAA
- a CDS encoding SAM-dependent methyltransferase, which translates to MVFEKTVLNKALASAFDIPVKVTYWDGKTEKYGDGEAQVHIIFNKKFAFSDLASMPTLVLAEAYMHDEIEIEGSIQELVASAYRKADSFLTNQSGFGKSIVELLGNHSQKQSKKDIHQHYDIGNDFYKKWLDPTMTYSCAYFENENMTLEQAQIAKVHHILDKLNSTPGGRLLDIGCGWGTLLFTAAQEYGLETVGVTLSEEQYNYIVNKAKKLGLEDKVKVFLTDYRDLNEGTFDYVTSVGMFEHVGKENLEMYFQKVYDYLKPNSRALIHGITGQHRGAGVDPFIEKYIFPGGYIPNIAENVEHIMTAKLQLDDLEPLRRHYQKTLEIWNENYSKVFDEVEKEMGRPFARMWTLYLQACAASFESGNIDVVQYLLTKGPSGVGLPMTRQYMLQHH; encoded by the coding sequence TTGGTATTTGAAAAAACAGTATTAAACAAAGCTCTCGCCTCTGCCTTTGATATTCCAGTAAAAGTAACTTACTGGGATGGCAAAACAGAGAAATATGGCGATGGGGAAGCTCAAGTACACATCATTTTCAATAAGAAATTCGCTTTTAGCGATTTAGCATCCATGCCTACTCTGGTTCTTGCTGAAGCTTACATGCACGATGAAATCGAAATTGAAGGAAGTATTCAAGAACTTGTTGCTTCCGCTTATCGCAAAGCAGATAGCTTTTTAACAAATCAATCAGGCTTCGGAAAATCAATTGTCGAACTCTTGGGCAACCACTCTCAAAAGCAATCGAAAAAAGATATCCATCAGCACTATGACATTGGGAACGACTTTTACAAAAAATGGCTGGATCCAACAATGACTTATTCTTGTGCTTATTTTGAAAATGAGAATATGACACTGGAACAAGCACAAATCGCTAAAGTACATCATATCCTTGACAAGCTCAACAGTACACCTGGTGGACGTTTATTAGATATTGGTTGTGGTTGGGGAACATTGCTCTTTACTGCGGCACAAGAATACGGCTTAGAAACTGTGGGCGTTACTCTTTCTGAAGAACAATATAACTATATCGTAAATAAGGCAAAAAAACTCGGACTCGAGGATAAAGTCAAAGTTTTCCTTACAGATTACCGCGATTTAAATGAAGGAACCTTTGATTATGTAACTTCTGTGGGCATGTTTGAGCATGTGGGTAAAGAAAATTTGGAAATGTATTTCCAAAAGGTTTATGATTATCTCAAACCAAATTCTCGTGCCCTCATTCATGGAATTACAGGTCAACATCGTGGAGCAGGTGTCGATCCCTTTATTGAAAAATATATCTTCCCAGGAGGTTACATTCCAAACATCGCTGAAAATGTCGAGCACATTATGACTGCAAAATTACAACTTGATGATTTGGAACCTTTACGCCGTCACTACCAGAAAACACTCGAAATCTGGAACGAGAACTACAGTAAAGTTTTTGACGAAGTTGAAAAGGAAATGGGGCGTCCATTTGCTCGCATGTGGACCCTTTATCTTCAAGCCTGTGCGGCTAGTTTTGAATCAGGGAACATTGATGTGGTTCAATATCTTTTAACAAAAGGTCCTTCCGGTGTTGGTCTTCCAATGACGCGTCAATATATGCTTCAACATCATTAA
- a CDS encoding nucleoside deaminase — MQRQKHIALLERCVEISQNARNHGNTPFGALLTDSKGNILLEQENIEITEQICTGHAETSLAAKASTLYSKEFLWQCKLYTTAEPCAMCTGAIYWGNIGTIVYALTEKRLLELTGDNEQNPTFDLPAQQIIDRGQKPIQIIGPFPEVEEKARKVHEGYWK; from the coding sequence ATGCAAAGACAAAAACATATTGCGCTTTTGGAACGCTGTGTGGAGATTTCCCAAAATGCACGCAATCACGGGAATACTCCTTTTGGTGCACTTTTGACAGATAGCAAGGGAAATATTCTCCTAGAACAAGAAAATATTGAAATTACAGAGCAGATTTGTACAGGGCATGCGGAAACCAGTTTGGCTGCAAAAGCTTCAACGCTTTATTCCAAAGAATTTCTGTGGCAATGTAAACTTTATACCACAGCTGAACCTTGTGCGATGTGTACCGGAGCGATTTATTGGGGGAATATCGGAACTATCGTTTATGCTCTCACTGAAAAACGTTTGTTAGAATTAACAGGAGATAATGAACAAAATCCCACTTTTGATTTGCCTGCACAACAGATTATTGACCGCGGACAAAAGCCCATACAGATTATCGGCCCCTTTCCGGAAGTAGAGGAAAAAGCTAGAAAAGTTCATGAAGGCTATTGGAAATAA
- a CDS encoding NAD(P)H-dependent glycerol-3-phosphate dehydrogenase, with protein MNPQKIAVLGPGSWGTALSQVLNDNGHEVRIWGNNVDQIAEINEKHTNERYFKGITLNQKISAYTDLESALSDVDAILFVVPTKVTRLVAQQVAKVLKHKVTVMHASKGLEQGTHERISSILEEEIPEEYRSEIVVVSGPSHAEETIRRDITLISAASNDLETAKYAQEIFSNDYFRLYTNTDVVGVETAGALKNIIAVGAGALHGLGFGDNAKAAIITRGLAEITRLGVAMGAQPLTYSGLSGVGDLIVTGTSIHSRNWRAGDALGRGEKLADIEANMGMVIEGVSTTKAAYELAQSMHIDMPITETIYKVLYENMDAREGILDIMRRETRTENEFSI; from the coding sequence ATGAATCCACAAAAAATTGCCGTGCTCGGCCCTGGATCATGGGGAACTGCTCTTTCTCAAGTTCTTAATGACAATGGACATGAAGTTCGTATTTGGGGAAACAATGTTGACCAAATTGCTGAAATTAATGAAAAGCATACCAACGAACGTTACTTCAAAGGGATCACTTTAAATCAGAAAATTTCTGCTTATACCGATCTCGAGTCTGCCTTGTCTGATGTTGATGCCATTCTTTTCGTTGTTCCAACAAAAGTGACACGTTTGGTTGCTCAACAAGTCGCAAAAGTTCTTAAACATAAAGTGACCGTTATGCATGCATCTAAAGGGCTTGAACAAGGGACACATGAACGTATTTCTTCAATACTCGAAGAAGAGATCCCAGAAGAATACCGAAGCGAAATTGTTGTGGTTTCTGGTCCTTCTCATGCCGAAGAAACAATTCGACGTGATATTACCTTAATTTCTGCTGCTTCAAACGATTTAGAAACGGCGAAGTATGCCCAAGAAATTTTTTCTAACGATTATTTCCGACTCTATACCAACACGGATGTTGTTGGTGTAGAGACAGCGGGTGCTTTGAAAAACATTATTGCAGTCGGTGCTGGGGCTTTACATGGTCTTGGTTTTGGGGATAATGCTAAAGCAGCAATCATCACGCGTGGTTTAGCAGAAATTACCCGTTTAGGCGTTGCTATGGGCGCTCAACCACTTACTTATAGTGGTTTGTCTGGTGTAGGTGACTTGATTGTTACCGGTACATCCATTCATTCACGCAATTGGCGAGCGGGTGATGCTCTCGGTCGTGGGGAGAAGCTTGCGGATATCGAAGCAAATATGGGAATGGTTATCGAAGGTGTTTCAACAACCAAAGCCGCTTACGAACTCGCGCAAAGTATGCATATCGATATGCCCATCACTGAGACAATCTACAAAGTACTTTATGAAAATATGGATGCACGTGAAGGCATCTTAGACATTATGCGTCGCGAAACACGTACCGAAAACGAATTCAGTATCTAA
- the pyk gene encoding pyruvate kinase — translation MNKRVKIVSTLGPAVETRGGKKFGEKGYWGEELDVETSAQTIADLIKEGADVFRFNFSHGDHAEQAARMATVLRAEEIAGRKVGFLLDTKGPEMRTEVYEDGADEYKYVTGDQFRVSTKQGLKSTRDNIALNVAGGLDIFDDVEVGQTILIDDGKLGLTVAAKDVEAREFDVVAQNDGAIGKQKGVNIPNTTIPFPALAERDNDDIRFGLSQPNGLNFIAISFVRTAKDVNEVRAILEETGNTHVQLLAKIENQQGIDNLDEIIDTADGIMIARGDMGIEVPFEMVPVFQKEIIRKVNQAGKIVVTATNMLESMTEKPRATRSEISDVFNAVIDGTDATMLSGESANGKYPRESVRTMATVNKNAQTLLKEYGRLHPENFDKDSVTEVVASAVKNAAESMEVKLIVALTESGATARLISKYRPEADILAITFDEKVERGLMINWGVIPMLMDKPASTDDMFEVAEKAALASGLVESGDNIVIVAGVPVGSGRTNTMRIRTIK, via the coding sequence ATGAACAAACGTGTAAAAATCGTCTCAACACTTGGCCCTGCAGTAGAAACTCGTGGCGGTAAAAAATTCGGAGAAAAAGGATACTGGGGAGAAGAGCTTGATGTTGAAACATCAGCACAAACCATTGCTGATTTGATCAAAGAAGGTGCTGACGTTTTCCGTTTTAACTTCTCTCACGGTGACCACGCTGAACAAGCGGCTCGTATGGCAACTGTACTTCGTGCAGAAGAAATTGCTGGCCGTAAAGTTGGTTTCTTGCTTGATACTAAAGGTCCAGAAATGCGTACAGAAGTGTACGAAGATGGTGCAGACGAATACAAATATGTTACTGGTGACCAATTCCGCGTTTCTACAAAACAAGGTTTGAAATCAACGCGTGATAACATTGCCTTGAACGTTGCTGGTGGTCTTGATATCTTTGATGATGTTGAAGTTGGTCAAACTATCCTTATCGATGATGGTAAATTGGGTCTTACAGTAGCTGCTAAAGACGTTGAAGCACGCGAATTCGATGTTGTTGCACAAAATGACGGTGCTATTGGTAAACAAAAAGGTGTTAACATTCCTAACACTACAATTCCTTTCCCAGCTCTTGCAGAACGTGACAACGACGATATCCGTTTCGGTCTTTCACAACCAAATGGTTTAAACTTCATCGCTATCTCATTCGTACGTACTGCTAAAGACGTTAACGAAGTACGTGCTATCCTTGAAGAAACTGGTAACACACACGTTCAACTTTTGGCTAAAATCGAAAACCAACAAGGTATTGATAACCTTGATGAAATCATCGATACAGCTGATGGTATCATGATTGCTCGTGGTGACATGGGTATCGAAGTACCATTTGAAATGGTTCCAGTCTTCCAAAAAGAAATCATCCGTAAAGTTAACCAAGCAGGTAAAATCGTTGTTACAGCAACAAACATGCTTGAGTCTATGACTGAAAAACCACGTGCAACACGTTCTGAAATCTCTGACGTCTTTAACGCTGTTATCGACGGTACTGATGCAACTATGCTTTCAGGTGAGTCAGCTAACGGTAAATACCCACGTGAATCAGTTCGTACAATGGCTACAGTTAACAAAAACGCTCAAACATTGTTGAAAGAATACGGACGTCTTCACCCAGAAAACTTCGATAAAGATTCAGTAACAGAAGTTGTAGCATCAGCAGTTAAAAACGCTGCAGAATCAATGGAAGTTAAACTTATCGTGGCTTTGACTGAGTCAGGAGCAACTGCTCGTTTGATCTCTAAATACCGTCCAGAAGCTGACATCTTGGCCATCACTTTTGATGAAAAAGTTGAACGTGGATTGATGATCAACTGGGGTGTTATCCCAATGCTCATGGACAAACCAGCTTCAACAGACGATATGTTCGAAGTAGCTGAAAAAGCTGCCTTGGCTTCAGGTCTTGTTGAATCAGGTGATAACATCGTTATCGTTGCTGGTGTTCCAGTTGGTTCAGGACGTACAAACACAATGCGTATCCGTACAATCAAATAA
- a CDS encoding DUF1294 domain-containing protein, with protein sequence MATTGILILTALIIWNIIVFLFYAIDKYKAQHHLWRIPEKVLISQAILCGGLGAFLGGKICRHKTQKAYFLVSWYLGLAIDLILVVLIFKTLLK encoded by the coding sequence ATGGCAACAACAGGAATTCTTATTTTAACAGCACTTATTATTTGGAACATTATTGTCTTTCTGTTTTATGCTATTGACAAATACAAGGCGCAGCATCACTTGTGGAGAATTCCTGAGAAGGTCCTTATTTCCCAAGCAATACTGTGCGGTGGTTTAGGTGCATTTCTGGGCGGAAAAATTTGTCGACACAAAACGCAAAAAGCATATTTTCTCGTTTCATGGTATCTTGGCTTAGCCATTGACCTGATTTTAGTGGTTTTGATTTTTAAAACCTTACTTAAATAA
- the pfkA gene encoding 6-phosphofructokinase — protein sequence MKRIAVLTSGGDAPGMNAAIRAVVRKAISEGIEVYGINHGYAGMVAGDIFPLTSASVGDKVGRGGTFLYSARFPEFAQLEGQLAGIEQLKKHGIEGVVVIGGDGSYHGAMRLTEHGFPAVGLPGTIDNDIVGTDFTIGFDTAVSTVVDAIDKIRDTSSSHHRTFVVEVMGRNAGDIALWSGIAAGADDIAIPEKEFKFESIVRNIKSGYAKGKNHHIIVVAEGVMSGEEFAMKLKAAGDDSDLRVSVLGHIQRGGSPTARDRVLASRMGARAVELLRDGIGGVAVGVRNEQLVESPILGTAEENALFSLTDEGKIVVNNPHKAGLELYRLNADLNNLDIKFN from the coding sequence ATGAAACGCATTGCAGTTTTGACTTCTGGTGGTGATGCACCAGGTATGAACGCAGCTATTCGTGCTGTTGTTCGTAAAGCGATTTCTGAAGGTATCGAAGTTTACGGTATCAACCACGGATATGCAGGGATGGTAGCGGGCGATATTTTCCCACTAACATCTGCAAGTGTTGGTGATAAAGTTGGACGTGGCGGTACATTCTTGTATTCAGCACGTTTCCCAGAGTTTGCTCAACTTGAAGGGCAACTTGCGGGTATCGAGCAACTTAAAAAACATGGCATCGAGGGTGTTGTTGTTATTGGTGGTGATGGTTCTTATCATGGTGCAATGCGCTTGACTGAGCATGGCTTCCCAGCAGTAGGACTTCCAGGTACTATTGATAACGACATCGTTGGTACAGATTTCACAATCGGTTTCGATACAGCTGTTTCTACAGTTGTGGATGCCATTGATAAAATTCGTGATACATCATCATCTCACCACCGTACTTTCGTTGTTGAAGTTATGGGACGTAACGCTGGAGATATCGCGCTTTGGTCTGGTATCGCTGCAGGTGCTGATGATATTGCAATTCCTGAAAAAGAATTCAAATTTGAAAGTATCGTACGTAATATCAAATCAGGATATGCTAAAGGTAAAAACCACCACATCATCGTAGTTGCTGAAGGCGTTATGTCGGGTGAAGAATTTGCCATGAAGCTTAAAGCTGCTGGTGATGATTCTGACCTTCGTGTATCTGTTCTTGGTCACATCCAACGTGGTGGATCACCTACAGCGCGCGATCGCGTTCTTGCATCACGCATGGGTGCTCGTGCAGTAGAATTGCTTCGTGATGGTATTGGCGGTGTTGCTGTCGGTGTCCGTAACGAACAACTTGTCGAAAGCCCAATCCTTGGTACTGCAGAAGAAAATGCCCTTTTCAGTCTGACAGATGAAGGTAAAATCGTTGTCAACAATCCACACAAAGCTGGATTGGAGCTCTATCGTTTAAACGCTGATTTAAACAATCTTGACATCAAATTTAATTAA
- a CDS encoding 5-bromo-4-chloroindolyl phosphate hydrolysis family protein has protein sequence MHMTGMMMGGMHGFIRTIIILLVALWLISLMRNKTNKKNKTAKKPPRKENIQRYQEAGLSESDIEIFRDTLADAKENIEKWEANTKKNEELEVVESVTGGLEASKLLFKHIVQNPTQLTKQNDFLYKDLPNMVKLTEKYLEMQKQSVKSEEVSRDMDETLLLIKTLATNISKNYHEILMDDVNVIKHEVKFD, from the coding sequence ATGCATATGACAGGAATGATGATGGGTGGAATGCATGGATTCATACGAACAATTATAATTCTACTAGTGGCACTTTGGCTGATTAGCTTAATGAGAAACAAAACAAATAAAAAGAATAAAACAGCAAAAAAACCACCGCGTAAAGAAAATATACAACGTTATCAAGAAGCAGGACTTTCTGAGAGCGACATCGAAATTTTTCGTGACACTTTAGCGGACGCTAAAGAAAACATTGAAAAATGGGAAGCAAATACGAAGAAAAATGAAGAGCTAGAGGTTGTTGAATCTGTCACAGGTGGCCTTGAAGCAAGTAAACTCCTCTTCAAACATATCGTGCAAAATCCAACACAATTGACAAAACAGAATGATTTCCTCTATAAAGATTTGCCCAATATGGTAAAATTAACAGAGAAATATCTGGAAATGCAAAAACAATCTGTGAAATCTGAAGAAGTGAGCCGTGATATGGATGAAACATTGCTTCTGATCAAGACACTGGCGACGAATATCTCAAAAAATTATCATGAAATTTTGATGGATGATGTCAATGTCATTAAGCATGAAGTAAAGTTTGATTAA
- a CDS encoding toxic anion resistance protein, with protein sequence MENPILDELINDDKVVKEAEALSETQKTELVDMHQRASLRAIDALSPEEREKAKELAKQLDENSAQSVIAYGANAQDKISAFSQSVLDKVQAQDLGDVGGSLTDLMYNLQQANPNELVAENKSVFQKMFGKVKKSIFEVTQKYQKIGAGIDKISAKLNNEQQGLLQDNEMLDKLYDENLNYFKALNVYIAGAEFKIEELEQEILPAARQEAQGAGDDGALAVQKVSDLEAYKNRLDKRAHDLRLARQLTIQQAPQIRLIQNTNQELAEKIQTSINTAIPLWKNQVAIALTLLKQKDALASQRIVSETTNDLLRKNSEMLKSSTIEAAEENERGLIDVETLKVTQQNLIETIQETMRIQSDGRQKRQQTEQELVKMEDEIKQKLLELSNKK encoded by the coding sequence ATGGAAAACCCTATTTTAGATGAATTAATTAATGATGATAAAGTCGTGAAAGAAGCAGAAGCGTTGTCGGAAACCCAAAAGACAGAGCTTGTCGATATGCATCAAAGAGCCTCTTTACGCGCGATAGATGCCTTAAGTCCAGAAGAGCGTGAAAAAGCGAAGGAATTGGCTAAGCAACTCGATGAGAACAGTGCGCAGTCAGTGATTGCTTATGGGGCAAATGCGCAAGATAAGATTTCAGCTTTTTCACAAAGTGTTTTGGATAAAGTACAGGCGCAAGATTTAGGGGATGTTGGCGGCTCTTTGACTGATTTGATGTACAATCTCCAACAAGCAAATCCTAATGAATTGGTTGCTGAAAACAAAAGTGTCTTCCAAAAAATGTTTGGTAAAGTTAAAAAATCAATCTTTGAAGTCACTCAAAAGTACCAAAAAATTGGTGCTGGAATTGATAAAATTTCGGCAAAACTCAATAATGAGCAACAAGGTCTGCTTCAAGACAATGAAATGCTTGATAAGCTTTATGATGAGAATCTCAACTACTTTAAAGCGCTTAATGTTTACATTGCAGGAGCGGAGTTTAAGATTGAAGAGCTCGAACAAGAAATCCTTCCAGCAGCACGTCAAGAAGCACAAGGTGCGGGTGATGATGGCGCTTTAGCGGTTCAAAAGGTAAGCGATCTTGAAGCTTATAAAAACCGTTTAGATAAACGAGCGCACGACTTACGTTTGGCACGTCAATTAACGATTCAGCAAGCACCACAGATTCGCTTGATTCAAAATACAAACCAAGAGCTTGCAGAAAAAATTCAAACATCAATCAATACAGCAATTCCTTTGTGGAAAAACCAAGTTGCAATTGCCTTGACTCTATTGAAGCAAAAAGATGCTTTAGCGAGTCAACGTATTGTGTCTGAAACAACCAATGATCTTCTACGTAAGAATTCGGAAATGCTTAAATCTTCAACGATTGAAGCAGCTGAAGAAAATGAACGTGGACTTATTGATGTAGAAACATTAAAAGTTACACAACAAAATCTTATCGAGACCATTCAAGAAACGATGCGCATCCAATCCGACGGACGTCAAAAACGTCAGCAAACGGAGCAAGAATTGGTCAAAATGGAAGATGAAATTAAGCAAAAATTGCTTGAACTTTCCAATAAAAAATAA
- a CDS encoding bacteriocin immunity protein, translating into MKNVKLSAREEQILNDIYRLILDESLTSQERKVLTKAKNLIEGGEYVPQIVQRIQVSFTLLALNGKLSPNVRKFSQKIPERLHEILPFGSVPLGINRPL; encoded by the coding sequence ATGAAAAATGTAAAGCTATCCGCACGTGAAGAACAGATTTTAAACGATATTTATCGATTAATACTGGACGAATCCTTGACGAGCCAAGAACGGAAAGTGCTGACGAAGGCGAAAAATTTGATAGAGGGCGGTGAATATGTCCCGCAGATAGTGCAACGTATCCAAGTGAGCTTTACCTTACTTGCCTTAAACGGAAAATTATCGCCAAATGTAAGAAAGTTTAGTCAAAAAATTCCTGAAAGACTCCATGAAATTTTGCCTTTTGGAAGTGTTCCACTAGGAATAAATCGACCTTTATGA
- a CDS encoding GNAT family N-acetyltransferase: protein MKIRALERTDLKNIHIINNEAKTMHLWFQEPYESLDELTALYDKHIHSMDERRFVVDEDGAFAGIVELMEINFIHRSCEIQLIITEEYSGRGLAQEAFHQALDYAFKVLNMHKVYLWVDVDNAPAVHIYEKVGFKIEGTMKEHFFAAGSYHDSHFMGLLKKDYLK from the coding sequence ATGAAAATCAGAGCACTAGAAAGAACAGACTTAAAAAATATTCATATCATCAACAATGAAGCTAAAACTATGCATTTATGGTTTCAAGAGCCTTACGAATCATTAGATGAATTAACTGCTCTGTATGATAAGCACATTCATAGTATGGATGAACGTCGCTTTGTGGTAGATGAGGATGGCGCATTTGCGGGCATAGTAGAATTGATGGAGATCAATTTTATCCACCGTAGTTGCGAAATACAGCTCATTATTACAGAAGAATATTCTGGTAGAGGCTTGGCACAAGAAGCATTTCATCAAGCTTTAGACTATGCTTTTAAAGTATTAAACATGCATAAAGTTTACCTTTGGGTGGATGTTGATAATGCTCCTGCCGTTCATATTTATGAAAAAGTTGGCTTTAAAATTGAAGGAACAATGAAGGAACATTTTTTTGCAGCAGGAAGTTACCACGACAGCCATTTTATGGGACTTTTGAAGAAAGATTATTTGAAATAA
- a CDS encoding GNAT family N-acetyltransferase has translation MTSIRPVHQSELEEIAHINVDNWQMTYENILPHAYLESLEYGTFQKKWEQFLAQPSQHILVKALDNNIAGFIAYSESRDQSDNLYIDSLHISQKFQRKGVGTQLLSQVLQQAKEAQKTVTIAILKNNENARSLYTKLGAVHYKDFSDKFGDVTTESELLIWK, from the coding sequence ATGACAAGTATTCGTCCTGTACATCAATCTGAGTTAGAAGAAATAGCACATATTAACGTAGACAATTGGCAAATGACATATGAAAATATCTTGCCCCACGCCTATTTGGAAAGCTTAGAATATGGTACATTTCAGAAAAAATGGGAGCAGTTTCTTGCACAGCCCTCACAACATATTCTCGTCAAAGCCTTAGACAATAATATTGCAGGTTTTATTGCTTACTCAGAAAGTAGAGATCAGAGCGATAACTTGTACATTGATTCCCTTCACATCTCACAAAAGTTTCAAAGAAAAGGCGTGGGGACTCAGTTATTGTCACAGGTGTTGCAGCAGGCAAAAGAAGCCCAAAAGACGGTTACCATTGCAATTCTTAAAAATAACGAAAATGCAAGAAGCCTCTATACAAAGTTAGGAGCGGTGCATTATAAAGATTTTTCCGATAAGTTTGGGGATGTAACCACAGAGTCAGAACTTCTTATTTGGAAATAA